A region of Methanonatronarchaeum thermophilum DNA encodes the following proteins:
- a CDS encoding MtaA/CmuA family methyltransferase: MYGCRERFFRALDLVGVDRVPCVMPLQTGTVDLMRLCGCFWPGALREGWSMSVLGMAGFRFGGVESVRFPFDMNVVCEFLGCRLRYPCGFGQPVIVENAISGLEGVGGLEVGVGGRMSVVGEAVGFAKDIVGGRVPVLAALSGPFYVAGQVRGMEEFLLEVYKGCDGVFELLDVCLDVCQRYASYLVECGADCVVVLGVSTDLISPTMYREYALPYQKELVSGLDRSILHICGDTTPIFSDMVEVGADGVSVDSVVSLRGLKDVVGDECAVLGNVPPVDALLFGDQKKVVRESRRSINEGCDILCSGCGLPPETPIENLIAMTETAKTYKKQKN; encoded by the coding sequence ATGTATGGTTGTAGGGAGCGTTTTTTTAGGGCGCTTGATTTGGTTGGTGTTGATCGTGTTCCTTGTGTTATGCCTTTGCAGACTGGTACGGTGGATTTGATGAGGTTGTGTGGTTGTTTTTGGCCTGGTGCTTTGAGGGAGGGTTGGAGTATGAGTGTTTTGGGTATGGCTGGGTTTCGTTTTGGTGGTGTTGAGAGTGTTAGGTTTCCTTTTGATATGAATGTTGTTTGTGAGTTTTTGGGTTGTAGGTTGCGTTATCCATGTGGTTTTGGGCAGCCTGTTATTGTTGAGAATGCTATTTCGGGTTTGGAGGGGGTTGGTGGTTTGGAGGTTGGTGTTGGGGGTCGTATGTCGGTTGTTGGTGAGGCTGTAGGTTTTGCTAAGGATATTGTTGGTGGTCGTGTTCCTGTTCTTGCTGCGTTGTCTGGTCCTTTTTATGTTGCTGGTCAGGTGCGTGGTATGGAGGAGTTTTTGTTGGAGGTGTATAAGGGGTGTGATGGTGTTTTTGAGTTGTTGGATGTTTGTCTTGATGTTTGTCAGCGGTATGCAAGTTATTTGGTTGAGTGTGGAGCTGATTGTGTTGTTGTGCTTGGTGTTTCAACTGATTTGATCAGTCCAACTATGTATCGGGAGTATGCACTGCCGTATCAAAAAGAGTTGGTTTCCGGTTTGGATAGGAGTATCCTACATATTTGTGGAGATACTACTCCGATTTTCAGCGATATGGTTGAGGTTGGAGCGGATGGTGTCAGTGTCGATTCGGTCGTCTCTCTAAGAGGTTTGAAGGATGTTGTCGGTGATGAATGTGCGGTTCTTGGAAATGTCCCACCGGTAGATGCGTTGTTGTTTGGAGATCAAAAGAAGGTGGTTAGAGAAAGCAGGCGTTCAATCAATGAAGGATGTGACATACTATGTTCAGGCTGTGGGT